The sequence GGGTGTCCGCGAAAGTGTCGCTGCGGTTTCACCGTTTATGGGTACTTGTCGAGTAAATATCCACCAACTTTTTTGATGCTCCTGCCACTGATATTCGAACGAGGTTTGCTCTGGTAAAACAAGCAGATCCCGAGCCTCGAGTGTGTACGCCTGACCAGCGGATAAGCTGCGCACGCCATTAAAATCCGGCTTGGGCACAAAGGTGAACAACATGGAGAGCGTACCAACCACGGCCATCAATACCATCAACAAGCGGGTTTTATCCAGCATGCGCGTCATCAGTGGTGCACCTGCAGCACCTACCGCATAGGCAATCATTTGCACACCTAAAAATGCACCTAGTAAATCCGGTCGTTCGAGAAAATAGGTAAAATAGTAATAAGCCGAGCCTGCGCGCATGGTAATGGTCATCATGATGATCATCGACAGCGCAAATAAAATAATCCAGGGGCGATTACCCAGTAGGTCTCGGATATCCTCGAACGGATTGGTTTTTTGTTGGGGTGGTGGCGCAATGCGCTCTTTGGTCGTCGCAAACGTCACCGCAAAAATAATTGCCGCCGCGATACCGTAGAGAGCCATGGTTAGCTGCCAGCCGCGCGCATCGTCACCGCCGCCCAAGCTGTTCACTAAATCCATAGTGAAAAAATTCACTACAAAACCGCAACTGAACGCAAAAATAAACCGAATACTGATAAGCGATGTGCGCTCTTGACTGTTTGCCGTCATCACACCGGACAAGGATGAATAGGGCGTGCTCAACACCGTGTACATCATCATCATGAAAGTGTAAGTCACGTAGGCGTAGACCAATTTAGCGCTGCCGGTGAGATCCGGCGTACTGAAGGTTAACACTGCCGCACCAGCCATCGGTAAACCAGCGAATAACAGGTAGGGGCGGAATTTCCCAAAGCGAGTACGGGTGCGATCAGCCACGGCGCCCATTACCGGGTCTGTGCAGGCATCAATAATTTTTGTGGTCAACATCATGGTACCGGCCGCCGCCGCGCTGATACCAAACACATCGGTGTAGAACGCCGCCAAAAAAGACGCGATTGTCGTCCAGTACAAGTTGAAACCGAAATCGCCAAGACCATAGCCCAGCTTCTCCCGCAGTGGTAATTTTGCGGTTCTATGCTCTGCGTTGTTATTGTTTGCCACTGCCCTTCCCCCGGCGCAAGCCCATGTATCGTTATTAATTTTTATGCAAGCCGCTGCGTAGATTCGCGCATTCGCAATTGATAGCCGCAGTTGACTTTGGTTTCCGTCGGCGCGTCTCCAGCAATCGAGGCGAGCACCATCTGCGTCGCCTGCACGCCCATATCGTAGCGGGGAACATAAACACTGCTCAGCGGGGGATTGACCCTCGCCGCCGCTTCCATATCGTTAAATCCGCAAATCGCCATTTTTTCTGGCACCGCCAAATGCATGCGCTGGCATTCGAACAGGGCACCGAGCGCCAGGTCATCATTTACGCAAAAAATAGCTTCACAATGCCCCTGCGACTGAGCCATAAGGCTGCGAAACAACTCCGCTCCCATGGCCAGGCTAGAGGGCCTGGGTGTAGTCACAATCAAGCCATCGTCACTTAAACCCGATTGCATCATTGCCTGGCGATACCCCTGTAAACGCTGCTGCGCGCGGGTGTCCATGCGAGCCCCCATAAAACCTAGCCGCTGGAATCCACGCTGAGTCAGTTGTTTAACCATGTCGAACGCCGCCGCGCGATGCGAAAACCCCACATTCATATGAATCGGGTCTTCCACCGATTCCATAATCTGCACCACAGGAATAGCGGCATTTCGCAACAGTTTGCGCGTTGCTTCAGTCTGATCACCGCCGG comes from Teredinibacter turnerae and encodes:
- a CDS encoding MFS transporter, which gives rise to MANNNNAEHRTAKLPLREKLGYGLGDFGFNLYWTTIASFLAAFYTDVFGISAAAAGTMMLTTKIIDACTDPVMGAVADRTRTRFGKFRPYLLFAGLPMAGAAVLTFSTPDLTGSAKLVYAYVTYTFMMMMYTVLSTPYSSLSGVMTANSQERTSLISIRFIFAFSCGFVVNFFTMDLVNSLGGGDDARGWQLTMALYGIAAAIIFAVTFATTKERIAPPPQQKTNPFEDIRDLLGNRPWIILFALSMIIMMTITMRAGSAYYYFTYFLERPDLLGAFLGVQMIAYAVGAAGAPLMTRMLDKTRLLMVLMAVVGTLSMLFTFVPKPDFNGVRSLSAGQAYTLEARDLLVLPEQTSFEYQWQEHQKSWWIFTRQVPINGETAATLSRTPADDMVVSVAVSFRQADQLVQHDSGDLPGEIVVMFILCALISLALGPKSPLTWSMYADSADYNEWKTGRRATAMTFSAATFAQKLGGAMGSAGMLWVLAAFGYAAKTAQSDASQFGIVLLQTAVPGVFALIAVVVTRFYTLTGEQLDTIQQDLKAREQASSSN
- a CDS encoding LacI family DNA-binding transcriptional regulator, whose protein sequence is MSKRITLADVAELAGVSAITVSRVINNPVKVSAGVRERVDHAIDRLGYIPNRSASTLASARSGIIGVIIPSLSNSVFTEVLRGIYDQTGPVGFQVLLADSHYSPLEEEKLVRTLLGQAPEGLIITGGDQTEATRKLLRNAAIPVVQIMESVEDPIHMNVGFSHRAAAFDMVKQLTQRGFQRLGFMGARMDTRAQQRLQGYRQAMMQSGLSDDGLIVTTPRPSSLAMGAELFRSLMAQSQGHCEAIFCVNDDLALGALFECQRMHLAVPEKMAICGFNDMEAAARVNPPLSSVYVPRYDMGVQATQMVLASIAGDAPTETKVNCGYQLRMRESTQRLA